The following nucleotide sequence is from uncultured Draconibacterium sp..
TGTTAATCCTTCCAGCGTAAGATTTGCCAGTTCTTCGGTTCCATATCGTGCATAACCGGCACAGCCAACTCCACGCGGAACATACAATTTTATTTCCGGGCACATCTTCCAGAGCGAGTGATTAAATAAAGCCTCATCCTTAAACAGTTTATGGTGACTTAAAACAACCAACTCTGTAGGATGTGCATGAACAACTGCTTTTCTGCCGGTATGATTGGCCGCATTAAAAAGATGAATTTTAATGTGCGCCCTCAATTCCGAAGTGGGTTTAAAACCTGCACTGTTACCTCCCCACAAAACCGAATAAGCTGACGCTGTTTGGTTAACAGCGATAATTGCAGCAACTTCATCTACCCTATCTTCCAAATGCCGCAAACGACAACCCGAACCGGTAACCAAAAGTACCATTCCTGCTGCCTCTTTTGGGAAATCACGGGGAACTTCTTCCTTAATCCGGTTTATTGTTGACTCCGGGAAAAGACCGCTTAGATCAACGGAAATATTCCCCGAGCTTTTTTCGGCCCATTCTTTTTCCCATAAATAGCCGGCAACTTCGCTAACCTGATAAATATGTTTTACGACCTCTGCCGGAAGACTTTTTAATGCATTCACAATTAATAATTAAGTTTTGTTATTCAACTCTTCAATTAAATGTATTGCATGCGTTCTTTAAATGCCTGATACAATTCTCCGTACAGTTTTTGATTTTTCGATGGCTCAATAATTTTAGGATTATAATCCACCAACTGCCGGGCTTCTTCGGGCGATTTTGCCACACCACTCCCCGCAAATACAAATAAAGCGGCTCCCAAGACGGTTGTTTCCTTCTGATCGACCAGTTGTATGGGTAAATTGCAAACATCGGCACGCAATTGATTCCAAAGATAGTTTTTTGATCCACCACCCACGCAAATTATTTTTTCAGCTTTAAAACCACCCGCATTTTCCAGCGCTTCTACGCCAAATCGCAAACGATACGCCAGGCTTTCAAGAAATGCCCGGTATATTTCACCTCGTTTTGTATTTATCGTTAAACCGTTTATTGCACCAAAATTATTGGCTCCGCCTTCGCCATAAAACGAAGGATTTACCCAGACCGAAGATTCTCCTAGTTGAACTGTACCCGCATCAAAAATCATTTTAGCGTATAAAGCATCACCGCTTAGTTCCGAATAGAAATTTTTGGCAAACCACTCCAGTATTCCCGATGCCAGGTAATTCTGCCCGATATTATACAGTCCCTTCTCGGCATCCAATTCGGTGGTTAACTGCGCTGCCAGTTCATTTTTCGTCGATTTAAAACCTGCACTGCGCGCCATAATTATTTCCCAGGTTCCGCTGCTTAGCACCAGTTCATTTTCTTTTGCTCCCGAACCAAACAATGCAAACTGTGTATCGTGTCCGCCAAAAAACACCGGTACATTCGCCGGAATTCCTGTTTCAGTTTCGGCCTTTTGATGAACAACTCCGGCCTTTTCTCCGGATTCAGCAATATCTCCAAGCATTTCAGGACGAATATTCAGCGCTCCAAATATCTTCTCCGAAGCTTGCTGTTTTTGCATATCCATCAACATAGAAGTGCCGGCCATGGTCGTGTCATTACGCAATTCGCCCGTCAGCTTATAAATAAACAGCGAGGTGATAAACAGAAAACGATGTGCCTTTTTAATCACCTCTGGCCGGTTTTCCTTTATCCAGATAAATTTATTGATAGTATTAAACGCATACGGAAAGGTGCCAGCTTCAGCATACAATTTTTCAAGTGGAATATATTTCCCAATCTTTTTCATTACAGGCGTTGTACGCTGACATTGCCACGAAATTACCGGGTAAAGCATTTTGCCAGCACTGTCCACAAATGCACCATCAACACCAAAAGTTGTAACGGTTACGCCGGCAATTCGTTTTGTGTTGATAGTGGCCATTACTTTTTGCGAGGCCAAACAAAGCTTTGCCCACATTTCTTCCACATCCCAAATTACACCACCCGGAAATTCGGAATCGGGACTTGTATTGTTTGCAGTCGATTCCGAAGCCACAATTTTACCATGTACATCCATGGCAATCACCCGCAGGTTTGTGGCTCCGCAATCGAATACTATTGCTAAATCCTTTTCAGGCATAAGCTTTATTTATTACCGTAAAGTGGCCCGTACGATTCACAGGCACGAAAATCTGCCCCTTCTTTATTTTCGCCAAACGACGCCCATGCACTTGGCCGGAACAACTTGTCCTCAGAAACATTATGCATGTTTACCGGAATGCGCAACATGGAAGCCAGTGTAATCAAATCGGCACCAATATGGCCATAACTGATTGCACCATGATTGGCGCCCCAATTGGCCATTACCGAGTACACATCTTTAAAAGCTCCTTCGCCATTTACACGTGGCACAAACCATGTTGTCGGCCAGGTAGGATTTGTGCGCTCATCCAAAATTTTATGAATATCGTCAGGAAGTTCAACGGTCCAACCTTCGGCAATTTGAAGCACCGGCCCCAGTCCGTCAACCAGGTTTACGCGACTCATGGTTACCGGCATTTGTCCGGCAGTTTTGAACTGCGACGAATAACCACCTCCGCGGAAATAACCTCGCTCAGCCTGTGGCCACAGTGTATTATCCAAACACTTTTGCGCTTCTTCTTCGGTAATCTCCCAGAAAGGTTTCATGGCCGGATTTCCTTCGGCATCGCGTTGCTGGGCGGTTGCATCAAGCGTTGTTGAGCCCGAGTTGATCAGGTGAATAATTCCGCCTTCGGCCAAACCTCTTAGATCTTTTCCGCATACACGTTTTACTGCTTCCGGACTCCAGTAAGTGCGTACATCAGAAAATATCTGGCTGGTATTACTCAGCAAATGCCCGAACAACATCGACACACCATTCAAACTATCGTTTTCAGTAGCAAAAACAAAAGCCTGACGAATTCCATTCCAGTCGAACGACGAGTTTAAAATAGCTTCCGTAAAATCGGCATTGGGCTGATAGTCGGTCCACTGGCGTTGTCCCTGGAAACCACCCAAAATGGCATTTCTTCCCAATCCTTCTTCGCGATATCCTTTGGCAATAACCTTTTCGTTACCAATCATCATATCGCGGCAGATCAGTGTCATTTTCACCACAATCTCCCACTCTGCTTCTTTTCGGGCAGCATCTACCTTATCTTCCGGTTTATTTACGTCTATCCCTTCTTTGCAGTTTTCTTTAGTCCAGGCCAGTGCCTTTTGGTACTCTTCTTCATCGTAGATACCTTCGTCAATTCTTCTCAGAATCTCAACCGACTCCACAAACTCAGTACGAATTCCCAAATATTTCTGAAAGAACGAAGAATCCACCATCGAACCTGCAATTCCCATTGAACTGTATCCGATGGACAGATACGATTTACCTTTCATCTGAGCCACTGCAACACCTGATTTTACGAAACGTAATAACTTTTCTTTTACATCTTCAGGAATTGTTGTATCGCCGGCATCCTGTACATCGCGACCATAAATTCCAAAAGTTGGCAATCCTTTTTGTGTGTATCCGGCTAAAGCTGCAGCCAGATATACGGCCCCCGGACGTTCGGTTCCGTTAAAACCCCAAACAGCTTTTGGCAGCAGTGGATCGGTGTCCATCACCTCAGTGCCATAACACCAGCATGGTGTAACCGTTAATGAAACGCCAACACCTTCTTTTCTGAATTTTTCAGCACATAGGGCAGCTTCGGCTACACCACCAATGCAAGTATCGGCAATAACACATTCTACTGTTTCGCCACTCGGAAATTTTAATTGTTCGCTGATGTAAGCTGCAGCAGCTTTTGCAAGATCCATCACTTGTTTTTCAAGCGATTCGCGCACACCACGCTCACGCCCGTCGATAACGGGTCGGATACCTACTTTTGGCAAGTCGCCAATTAGTCTGTTAGCCATAATTGTTTATTTAGATTTTTAAAGTTTATCGTATTTATTTAGCGACCACAAGGTACCACTATACCGCCCTAATAGCAATGACTATTTTTATTACATTTGTATCTAATTCTAACATCAGAACTTATGGTAATTCTTAAAAACAAGCCGGAAAAAGGTGATCCTTCTGATGTTGTTCAGTTTTTTCCAAGCTATAACATACAGTTACTTTGCTGTCGACACTGGTGGCTTGAGCAGTGGGAGCATTCAGAGCTTTCGTTTCCTTATTGGCGTGTTTACCACAACAGTTACGAAGGAGCTAAAATTGTTTATAATAGTACTGAATATGAATTATCGCCTGACACAATAATCCTGATTCCTCCGAATACATCTTATGCAACTCGCCTGTACGATTATGAAATACCTGAAACCGGATATAATATGAAAGGAGGACCGGTAAACCTGAATTTTGAGCACAATGAAGCGTCTTCAAAACCAAGTCTTTTGCATTTTTTTATTCATTTTAATATTGGGATTCCCTACGACAACTTTTCTCCCGGTATTTTTAGGTTTAAACTTACTGACCACCTCCATTCGAAACTACAGCTGATTAAAAACCACCTAAATCACGATAACAAATTTTTCAGTTTTCATTTAAGTTTAGCGATAAAGTCTTTAATTGCCGATTTGCTCACCGAATTACCGGAATCAAACTGGGATTTAATATCAAACGATCATCGGATTATCAAATGCTTACGATTCATAGAGGAAAATATAGCGAATGATTTAAGCAATCCAACTTTAGCAGAAAAAGCCAAAATGGCAACCAATGCTTTTATCCGGCTTTTTTCAAATGAAGTAGGAGTTTCGGTTCAGAAATATGTGCTTAACAAACGAATCGACAGCGCATGTATCATGCTTCATCATTCGAACTTAAGTATTGATGAAGTTGCACAAAAAACAGGTTTTGCCGATCGATACCATTTTTCCCGGATCTTTAAACAAAGTACCGGAATTTCTCCGGCGCGGTATAAAAAGGAATTTGGGATGAGTACATAAAACAACAGCAGCAAGAGAACCTGCTGCTGTTGTTTACGTTTATTTCCAAGTTTATATCTAATACAAGAGTGGTGTTAACATACCAAACTTTAATTAAACTCTAGAGTTTTTCGCCATTTTCCAATAAATAGGCTTCGGCTTCCACATTCCACAATCCCATGTATTCTTTGCAAAGTTTATCCAGCCCGGCATACACCGGATTTTCTTTTCCCTTTTCCTCGAATTCAGCAATTGCTGTAAGCGGGAAATCAAAATGCGTATAAATCAACTTCTTACCTCCGGGAATATTTGGCAGATTCAAAGTGGCTTCGGGAACTGCATTTAAACCACCAATGTGGGTTACCAAACCTGCCGGATCCAGTCCTGCGGTCATAATTTCCAGTGCTTCTTTCATATCATCGGTATTACCCCCAGATGTTCCAACAATGTGCGTATAAGCATAATGAACATTGTAAAAGTTCATTTTTGCTGTGAACTCCGTATTTGATGGTCCTGCAAAGAAATTCAGACAACCGTCGAAACCAAGAATGGCATCGCCCTGCTCAACTACCGGAGCCACCGGAGCAAATACAAATACATCGTCGTAACCGCTACCCCCGGTTAATTCTTTTAATCCAGCCACAGGATCAGCCATTTCTGCGGTATTGATGTATTTTAATTCAATGCCACGTTCTTTTGCAAACTCAACAGTGTAAAGTTCAGCAGCACGGTCCAATCTTGTCTGATCGATATCTGTCACCACCATCAACGATGGTTTTCTGTCTTCGCGGCGCAAAACATAATTGATAGCTGCCAGTCCCATTGGACCAACACCGGCAAGAATGGCCATTTTACCACCGTCAACAATTTCCATTTTGTGCACGTAGCTACCGGCAGTGGTGTGGTAATTGGCATGCATAGCGCCAATAACACAACTTAACGGCTCGGCCAGCGACGCCGGGTAATATCCAGGTCCTTCATAGGCCAGCAAACAATCCTGCACCAACACATCTTTCGGAATGATAACATAAGTTGCATCACCACCTATATATTTGTAGGAATAACCCGGAGCACTCAACACGCCCACCGGACCTTCTTCGTAATAAATTGCCGGCTGAATGGAAAATTTCTGTCCTGCCTTAAATTTTTCCTGCCAGCTGGCTCCTACTTCAACAATTTCACCGGCAAATTCGTGGCCGATCATAATCGGATTCTCGGCAATATCATCCGGAATACGTTTGTGATCGCTGGCCTGGTTGGCCGCTTTATAACTCGACATACAAAGGCTGTCGGTTACTACTTTGGCCAAAATTTCATCATCACTAATTTGTGGTAATTCAAACTCCTCCACACGAAGGTCTTTTTTACCGTATAATCGAACTGCTTTTGTTTTCATTTTCTATTTGTATTTTTCAGATTGAAGAGATTGAATCAGATTGATGAAAGATTGAAGCTCCGATAAGAAGCTCCTGTTAATCACTCATCGTTCATCATTAATCCTT
It contains:
- the rhaD gene encoding rhamnulose-1-phosphate aldolase, whose translation is MNALKSLPAEVVKHIYQVSEVAGYLWEKEWAEKSSGNISVDLSGLFPESTINRIKEEVPRDFPKEAAGMVLLVTGSGCRLRHLEDRVDEVAAIIAVNQTASAYSVLWGGNSAGFKPTSELRAHIKIHLFNAANHTGRKAVVHAHPTELVVLSHHKLFKDEALFNHSLWKMCPEIKLYVPRGVGCAGYARYGTEELANLTLEGLTNHDVVLWEKHGALATGVDIEEAFDFLDVANKGAKLLLLAWSAGFDPEGLSAEQLDDLMKP
- a CDS encoding L-fucose isomerase, with the translated sequence MANRLIGDLPKVGIRPVIDGRERGVRESLEKQVMDLAKAAAAYISEQLKFPSGETVECVIADTCIGGVAEAALCAEKFRKEGVGVSLTVTPCWCYGTEVMDTDPLLPKAVWGFNGTERPGAVYLAAALAGYTQKGLPTFGIYGRDVQDAGDTTIPEDVKEKLLRFVKSGVAVAQMKGKSYLSIGYSSMGIAGSMVDSSFFQKYLGIRTEFVESVEILRRIDEGIYDEEEYQKALAWTKENCKEGIDVNKPEDKVDAARKEAEWEIVVKMTLICRDMMIGNEKVIAKGYREEGLGRNAILGGFQGQRQWTDYQPNADFTEAILNSSFDWNGIRQAFVFATENDSLNGVSMLFGHLLSNTSQIFSDVRTYWSPEAVKRVCGKDLRGLAEGGIIHLINSGSTTLDATAQQRDAEGNPAMKPFWEITEEEAQKCLDNTLWPQAERGYFRGGGYSSQFKTAGQMPVTMSRVNLVDGLGPVLQIAEGWTVELPDDIHKILDERTNPTWPTTWFVPRVNGEGAFKDVYSVMANWGANHGAISYGHIGADLITLASMLRIPVNMHNVSEDKLFRPSAWASFGENKEGADFRACESYGPLYGNK
- a CDS encoding AraC family transcriptional regulator, whose translation is MVILKNKPEKGDPSDVVQFFPSYNIQLLCCRHWWLEQWEHSELSFPYWRVYHNSYEGAKIVYNSTEYELSPDTIILIPPNTSYATRLYDYEIPETGYNMKGGPVNLNFEHNEASSKPSLLHFFIHFNIGIPYDNFSPGIFRFKLTDHLHSKLQLIKNHLNHDNKFFSFHLSLAIKSLIADLLTELPESNWDLISNDHRIIKCLRFIEENIANDLSNPTLAEKAKMATNAFIRLFSNEVGVSVQKYVLNKRIDSACIMLHHSNLSIDEVAQKTGFADRYHFSRIFKQSTGISPARYKKEFGMST
- the fucK gene encoding L-fuculokinase is translated as MPEKDLAIVFDCGATNLRVIAMDVHGKIVASESTANNTSPDSEFPGGVIWDVEEMWAKLCLASQKVMATINTKRIAGVTVTTFGVDGAFVDSAGKMLYPVISWQCQRTTPVMKKIGKYIPLEKLYAEAGTFPYAFNTINKFIWIKENRPEVIKKAHRFLFITSLFIYKLTGELRNDTTMAGTSMLMDMQKQQASEKIFGALNIRPEMLGDIAESGEKAGVVHQKAETETGIPANVPVFFGGHDTQFALFGSGAKENELVLSSGTWEIIMARSAGFKSTKNELAAQLTTELDAEKGLYNIGQNYLASGILEWFAKNFYSELSGDALYAKMIFDAGTVQLGESSVWVNPSFYGEGGANNFGAINGLTINTKRGEIYRAFLESLAYRLRFGVEALENAGGFKAEKIICVGGGSKNYLWNQLRADVCNLPIQLVDQKETTVLGAALFVFAGSGVAKSPEEARQLVDYNPKIIEPSKNQKLYGELYQAFKERMQYI
- a CDS encoding zinc-binding dehydrogenase; the protein is MKTKAVRLYGKKDLRVEEFELPQISDDEILAKVVTDSLCMSSYKAANQASDHKRIPDDIAENPIMIGHEFAGEIVEVGASWQEKFKAGQKFSIQPAIYYEEGPVGVLSAPGYSYKYIGGDATYVIIPKDVLVQDCLLAYEGPGYYPASLAEPLSCVIGAMHANYHTTAGSYVHKMEIVDGGKMAILAGVGPMGLAAINYVLRREDRKPSLMVVTDIDQTRLDRAAELYTVEFAKERGIELKYINTAEMADPVAGLKELTGGSGYDDVFVFAPVAPVVEQGDAILGFDGCLNFFAGPSNTEFTAKMNFYNVHYAYTHIVGTSGGNTDDMKEALEIMTAGLDPAGLVTHIGGLNAVPEATLNLPNIPGGKKLIYTHFDFPLTAIAEFEEKGKENPVYAGLDKLCKEYMGLWNVEAEAYLLENGEKL